In Aspergillus luchuensis IFO 4308 DNA, chromosome 1, nearly complete sequence, the following are encoded in one genomic region:
- a CDS encoding uncharacterized protein (COG:S;~EggNog:ENOG410PS9J) has protein sequence MSINAYIGDAEPAPPILAHTMLQSGPSAENKQKQDQQQSAEQSWNISHDVQKGLQNSPDSVFRSGIVIGFSRLRDAHKETSDEDEYIGRLPRHLLTTHLLHQHQHDTLQPKTYIIHPANFSAFTPQRLLTSLLNKQQQLKQQLPLSRTQAITLLDSVQLFPVYDFNAAAQAIHEIALTISPATTPSTDTTPHQQHIIIITGLDTLTEGVIRASNPLRGSAMLTSVLRTLTQLTRTHGSNLSVILVNTSGLGKVVWSQSGGVGVEVDANATGGVYEMDDGEGIQSAFRAHSGEMFPSLLMRTLDQGIDSHLLVSSIGRVPVVEVIKDRVGGNVGRWCVWEGEV, from the exons ATGTCCATCAACGCTTATATTGGCGATGCTGAGCCAGCGCCACCAATTTTAGCTCATACTATGCTGCAGTCTGGTCCATCAGCAGAGaacaaacaaaaacaagATCAGCAACAATCCGCGGAACAAAGCTGGAACATTTCACATGACGTGCAAAAGGGACTTCAAAATAGTCCAGACAGCGTTTTCAGAAGTGGCATAGTCATTGGCTTCTCCAGGCTCAGAGACGCACACAAGGAGAcgagtgatgaggatgagtaCATCGGAAGA CTCCcccgccacctcctcacAACCCACCTActacaccaacaccaacacgaCACCCTCCAACCAAAAACCTACATAATCCACCCGGCCAACTTCAGCGCCTTCACCCCCCAAcgcctcctcacctccctactcaacaaacaacaacaactaaaACAACAACTCCCACTATCACGAACCCAAGCAATAACCCTTCTGGACTCCGTCCAACTCTTCCCCGTCTACGACTTCAACGCAGCCGCACAAGCAATACACGAAATCGCATTGACCATATCTCCAGCcaccacaccatcaacaGATACAACaccacatcaacaacatatCATAATAATCACAGGCCTGGACACCCTAACCGAGGGCGTAATCCGAGCTTCGAACCCCCTGCGCGGATCAGCTATGCTCACGTCTGTATTACGGACACTAACGCAATTGACGCGAACGCATGGGTCGAATCTCTCGGTGATCTTGGTGAATACTAGTGGATTGGGGAAGGTGGTGTGGTCTCAGAGTGGGGGAGTGGGGGTAGAAGTAGATGCTAACGCTACGGGGGGAGTGTATgaaatggatgatggcgaggggATCCAGTCTGCGTTCCGTGCGCATAGTGGTGAGATGTTTCCGAGTCTGTTGATGAGGACGCTGGATCAGGGGATTGATTCGCATCTGTTGGTGTCGAGTATTGGGAGGGTTCCGGTTGTGGAGGTTATTAAGGATAGGGTGGGTGGGAATgttgggaggtggtgtgtttgggagggggaggtttgA
- a CDS encoding F-box domain protein (COG:S;~EggNog:ENOG410PS9J) yields MSLPHSPLESLPNELLDQIISEVSASPPSQSRVHKPPCMRITTSRTRDLKNLARTSSRLLELVRPHLFAHACFDIKDVADFVSFITRLDLGRYVISIVAKGMDSPDHREDPYWWRPVLDSLDPLRIIVIAPPPFLAAMLDTRIMDGHSWAFEVPFQVLQLEQNSRVCRPPLLSETKHPARLLETRVWSSFAFNESSSLRAYNHYEYFMFQVPSLFNKWGTVASTQLFSERLDLSRSLKSFTSFNYTAVFPFYNHVKLVLDAIELMTNLRSLSIQLAPSPDDKITEMEQRGSMDPSDPWMEIATGYSLIAHTVRKMGALDSLVEFRTPDYEFDALRSELSTILGDVLDSSGWVHDGRGTWTKVPSNGEDDRLGSPTTPVGNAL; encoded by the coding sequence ATGTCTTTACCACATTCGCCCTTGGAAAGCCTTCCGAATGAGCTTCTGGATCAGATCATCTCCGAAGTCTcggcttcccctccttctcagtcCAGGGTGCACAAGCCTCCTTGTATGCGTATTACTACATCTAGAACTAGGGATTTGAAGAATCTTGCACGCACCTCCTCCCGACTCCTGGAGCTGGTGCGCCCCCACCTTTTCGCTCACGCATGCTTCGATATCAAAGATGTAGCGGACTTTGTCTCATTTATAACGAGGTTAGATCTCGGTCGATATGTAATATCGATTGTGGCCAAGGGGATGGACTCTCCCGATCATCGAGAGGATCCCTATTGGTGGCGTCCAGTACTCGATAGTCTCGATCCGTTACGGATCATTGTGATTGCACCTCCCCCATTTCTGGCCGCCATGCTTGACACACGGATCATGGACGGACATAGCTGGGCATTCGAGGTTCCTTTCCAGGTTCTACAATTGGAACAGAACTCGCGGGTCTGCAGGCCTCCTCTACTATCAGAGACAAAGCATCCAGCCCGTCTGCTTGAGACTCGGGTATGGTCTTCCTTTGCCTTCAATGAGTCGTCCTCGCTCCGGGCGTACAATCACTATGAGTATTTCATGTTCCAGGTTCCTTCCCTATTCAATAAGTGGGGAACAGTGGCATCCACCCAACTGTTCTCCGAGAGGCTGGACCTTTCCCGCTCATTGAAATCCTTCACGTCGTTCAACTATACGGCAGTGTTTCCGTTCTATAATCATGTCAAATTAGTcttggatgccattgaaTTGATGACCAACCTGCGTTCATTGAGCATCCAACTTGCCCCGTCTCCGGATGATAAGATTACGGAGATGGAACAGAGAGGCTCTATGGACCCCAGTGACCCATGGATGGAGATTGCTACTGGATATTCACTTATTGCGCACACTGTCAGGAAAATGGGGGCGTTAGATAGTCTCGTGGAATTCCGTACGCCGGATTACGAGTTTGATGCTCTGCGTTCAgaactatctactatcctAGGGGATGTGTTGGACAGCAGCGGATGGGTacatgatggaagaggaacttGGACAAAAGTACCTTCGAACGGCGAAGATGATCGGTTGGGTTCTCCTACGACGCCGGTAGGTAACGCTCTCTGA
- a CDS encoding cobalamin-independent methionine synthase II family protein (COG:E;~EggNog:ENOG410PGGM;~InterPro:IPR038071,IPR002629;~PFAM:PF01717;~go_function: GO:0003871 - 5-methyltetrahydropteroyltriglutamate-homocysteine S-methyltransferase activity [Evidence IEA];~go_function: GO:0008270 - zinc ion binding [Evidence IEA];~go_process: GO:0009086 - methionine biosynthetic process [Evidence IEA]) gives MAPQLHRNPPFRAEHLGSLLRTEELLKTKTAFENGEVSEAQLDAIENKDVKEVAETQKKLGYAAISDGEYRRHMFWGSFFPGLEGFEEVSDVDADVFRPYAPDVAAFLEAGHKPGETVICTGKIKHVGSTYTKEFKYLASVVPPEEVKNLKITLAAPNWYHLRYKEGKAYPKEVYSSDEEYFGDIAKAVQAELQELYDVGCRNVQFDDPNLAYFCSEKMLAGWKEDPLNVRSADETFEQYIKLYNDSISKRPADMHIGVHLCRGNFVGSRHFSEGGYDRIATKLFKELNVDTYYLEYDTPRAGGFEPLKELPTHKNVILGVVTSKFAALEDKEEMKKRVYDAAKFIAEGNNISLEEALNQVGVSPQCGFASHREGNAIDRDGMIAKLKLVREIANDIWPGQL, from the exons ATGGCCCCTCAACTCCACCGTAACCCTCCTTTCCGCGCTGAGCACCTCGGCTCTCTCCTCCGGACGGAGGAGCTCCTCAAGACCAAGACCGCTTTCGAGAATGGCGAGGTTTCTGAGGCTCAGCTCGATGCTATCGAGAACAAGGATGTGAAGGAGGTCGCGGAGACCCAGAAGAAGTTGGGTTATgccgccatctccgacgGAGAGTACCGCCGTCACA TGTTCTGGggttccttcttccctggaCTTGAGGGATTCGAGGAGGTCAGTGATGTCGATGCTGATGTCTTCCGCCCCTACGCCCCCGATGTTGCTGCGTTCCTCGAGGCTGGTCACAAGCCTGGTGAGACCGTTATCTGCACCGGCAAGATCAAGCACGTCGGCAGCACTTACACCAAGGAGTTCAAGTACCTGGCCAGCGTTGTTCCTCCCGAGGAGGTCAAGAACCTTAAGATCACCCTTGCTGCTCCTAACTGGTACCACTTGCGGTacaaggagggcaaggcTTACCCCAAGGAGGTGTACAGCTCCGACGAGGAGTACTTCGGTGACATCGCCAAGGCGGTTCAGGCTGAGCTGCAGGAGCTGTATGATGTTGGCTGCAGGAACGTCCAGTTCGACGACCCCAACCTTGCTT ACTTCTGCTCTGAGAAGATGCTTGCTGGCTGGAAGGAGGACCCTCTGAACGTTCGCTCCGCGGATGAGACCTTCGAGCAGTACATTAAGCTGTACAACGACAGCATTTCTAAGCGCCCTGCCGATATGCACATCGGTGTGCACCTTTGCCGTGGTAACTTCGTTGGCAGCCGTCACTTCTCCGAGGGTGGCTACGACCGCATTGCCACCAAGCTCTTCAAGGAGCTCAACGTTGACACCTACTACCTCGAGTATGACACCCCTCGTGCTGGTGGCTTCGAGCCCCTGAAGGAGCTCCCTACCCACAAGAACGTCATCCTGGGTGTCGTTACCAGCAAGTTCGCTGCCCTCGAggacaaggaggagatgaagaagcgtgTCTATGACGCTGCCAAGTTCATCGCTGAGGGCAACAACATCTCTCTTGAGGAAGCCCTCAACCAGGTCGGCGTCAGCCCCCAGTGTGGCTTTGCCAGTCACCGTGAGGGTAACGCCATTGACCGCGATGGCATGATCGCCAAGCTGAAGCTTGTGCGCGAGATCGCCAACGATATCTGGCCCGGCCAGCTGTAA
- a CDS encoding putative PHD transcription factor (COG:S;~EggNog:ENOG410QEE0;~InterPro:IPR019787,IPR019786,IPR037869,IPR011011, IPR001965,IPR011009,IPR013083;~PFAM:PF00628;~go_component: GO:0048188 - Set1C/COMPASS complex [Evidence IEA]), with the protein MAGATQAPGDQTQVDGRVTNQGSTNPYETNPELLPNDDIFLARSVHYGRYAPRESDFKPRYNQWCEPDPEVTSYWEGIVKELCTAENSLNVSGNREVFAAGSVVIRVDREPSTGAAAEKYSCANANELSAARKAEDTLKEMSIAVPVIFFCGTIDGKNVTVESRIPGVTLEVAWRYLTAEQIDMFKQQCRRISQRLGGIDAPPDRPSYVCSGLNSQASPDALEPEKNILFRERKEDEHICLVHNNLVPSNVVISNDKVIGITGWRQSGYFGFERADEIHRRFRILVASAIHGDKSTNLRAWSDLYEGLDAAGVVRSTSKQDTPIPLVKTEPLNTNLDKVPLNEESESKPPVSSLDGPTADHLTPKNIASLKNRGSSRASSSDRSSPATSTKPGPARKSATAATKKGTGRKSTTKKRKANELDSDIVDGGRSNTPSSIRAGKPATKKRNSTSHTNSPAPDSKRKGSKNVEQDDIEEEEEDDSDDNDEIFCICRKPDNHTWMIGCDGGCEDWFHGKCVNIDPRDADLIDKYICPNCKEQGKGWTTWKPMCRLKECRKPARVNQKIPSKYCSDEHGREFMLQRTKLLLGTGLKAKTNAAGRAATNGINSSGSNSRDGTATPDRRDPDDLGSRGGVLTTGDLKAVVMGVSSAKEFRKLGESIISLPAEEESKNTATTTTDPEAETKEGKKIGLDFDVDWLTYTPDEASKLQKIRKQRDDLLHRKEMLRARNTFMTLVRQRSKSILEQLKQTDPKGGWKDICGFDSRLAWSDEEFDEWRLSEIGAKALEDGSPEALASSYPEAATDADGDTAMDDDNEDDFEKLSRGVCTKKRCERHKQWLKVQQQDAVFEENTLALDLSKCEKEAKNVVERAVLRMWAESDNAQIGGQ; encoded by the exons ATGGCCGGAGCTACGCAAGCGCCTGGTGATCAAACTCAGGTGGATGGTCGCGTCACCAATCAAGGGTCGACAAACCCATACGAAACAAACCCCGAGCTCCTCCCCAACGATGACATATTCCTCGCCCGGAGTGTGCATTATGGCCGCTACGCGCCTCGCGAATCTGACTTCAAACCTCGATACAACCAGTGGTGCGAACCGGATCCAGAGGTCACTTCATATTGGGAAGGCATTGTGAAAGAGCTCTGTACGGCAGAAAATTCTCTGAATGTCTCGGGGAACCGGGAGGTCTTCGCTGCTGGCAGCGTTGTCATTCGCGTTGATCGTGAACCTTCAACTGGCGCCGCTGCTGAAAAGTACTCGTGTGCCAACGCCAATGAACTGAGTGCCGCAAGGAAGGCTGAGGATACGCTCAAGGAGATGTCCATCGCTGTGCCGGTCATATTCTTTTGCGGGACAATAGATGGGAAAAATGTCACTGTGGAATCTAGAATCCCTGGCGTTACTCTTGAGGTAGCCTGGAGATACCTCACAGCTGAGCAGATTGACATGTTCAAGCAGCAGTGCCGTCGCATATCGCAGCGCCTTGGCGGGATAGATGCACCCCCCGACCGTCCTTCGTACGTTTGCAGTGGACTCAACTCACAAGCGTCACCTGATGCCCTGGAACCAGAGAAGAATATACTGTTTCGTGAAAGGAAGGAGGACGAACATATCTGTTTGGTCCACAACAACCTGGTACCGTCGAACGTTGTTATCAGCAATGATAAGGTGATCGGGATAACTGGTTGGCGACAGAGCGGGTACTTTGGCTTTGAAAGGGCAGATGAGATACATCGACGCTTTAGGATACTGGTGGCATCTGCCATACATGGAGACAAATCTACTAATCTGCGAGCGTGGTCTGACCTCTATGAAGGACTTGATGCCGCAGGAGTAGTTAGATCCACGAGCAAGCAAGACACACCAATCCCTCTTGTCAAGACCGAACCCCTCAACACGAATTTGGATAAAGTTCCCCTTAACGAAGAGTCGGAATCCAAGCCACCGGTTTCTTCACTTGACGGCCCGACTGCGGACCACCTCACTCCAAAAAACATTGCGAGTCTCAAGAATAGGGGATCCTCAAGAGCGTCGTCTTCTGACCGCTCCTCGCCAGCCACATCTACGAAACCTGGCCCGGCCCGGAAgtctgctactgctgcaACCAAGAAAGGGACTGGGCGAAAGTCAACGACCAAAAAGAGGAAAGCCAACGAATTGGACAGCGATATTGTTGATGGCGGTCGCTCCAACACTCCGTCTTCGATTCGTGCTGGCAAGCCCGCAACCAAAAAGCGGAATTCCACCTCGCACACCAACTCACCCGCCCCAGATAGTAAAAGGAAAGGCAGCAAGAACGTAGAGCAAGATGatatagaagaagaggaagaagatgactctGATGATAACGATGAAATATTTTGCATCTGCCGCAAACCTGACAATCATACGTGGATGATTGGATGCGATGGTGGATGTGAGGATTGGTTTCACGGGAAATGCGTCAACATCGATCCGAGAGATGCAGACCTCATTGACAAGTACATCT GCCCGAATTGCAAGGAGCAAGGCAAAGGATGGACTACATGGAAACCTATGTGCCGGCTAAAAGAATGCCGCAAGCCCGCCCGAGTCAACCAGAAAATCCCCAGCAAATACTGTTCAGACGAACATGGCCGGGAGTTCATGCTTCAGCGAACCAAGCTTCTCCTGGGTACGGGACTGAAAGCAAAAACAAATGCAGCAGGCCGAGCAGCCACCAATGGCATTAATTCGAGCGGAAGCAATAGTCGTGATGGGACCGCTACGCCAGACAGACGAGACCCGGACGATCTAGGAAGCCGAGGTGGAGTCCTTACAACAGGCGATCTCAAAGCCGTCGTAATGGGCGTCAGCTCCGCCAAAGAATTCCGCAAACTAGGCGAAAGCATCATATCGCTTCCCGCCGAAGAGGAAAGCAAAAATACcgccactaccaccacggaTCCGGAAGCCGAGAccaaggagggaaagaagatcgGTCTGGACTTCGACGTAGACTGGCTCACATACACTCCCGACGAAGCATCCAAACTACAAAAGATCCGCAAGCAACGGGACGACCTTCTCCATCGCAAAGAGATGCTCCGCGCCCGAAACACATTCATGACACTGGTGCGCCAGCGATCCAAGAGTATTTTGGAGCAGCTAAAACAAACCGACCCAAAGGGTGGTTGGAAAGACATCTGCGGGTTCGACAGCAGACTCGCATGGTCGGACGAAGAATTCGACGAATGGCGGTTATCCGAAATCGGCGCGAAAGCACTCGAGGATGGCTCGCCCGAAGCCCTGGCATCAAGTTATCCCGAAGCTGCTACGGACGCCGACGGCGACACCGCCATGGATGACGACAACGAAGACGACTTCGAGAAACTCTCACGTGGAGTCTGTACTAAGAAGCGTTGTGAGAGGCATAAACAATGGCTCAAGGTCCAACAGCAAGATGCTGTATTCGAGGAAAATACCCTCGCTTTGGATCTTAGCAAATGCGAAAAAGAAGCGAAGAATGTCGTTGAGAGGGCCGTTCTTAGGATGTGGGCCGAATCAGACAATGCGCAAATTGGTGGCCAGTGA